The region AAAATCGCTGCAACTACCTTGGCACTCACCTTACTCAACCCGCATGTGTATATCGATACCGTGGTGCTGATTGGCGGTAGCGCAGCCAATTTGGATCAAACTGCCAAACAATTTTTTTTTGGCAGGTGCCATCAGCGCATCAGGCTTGTGGTTTAGCGGATTGGGCTTCGGCTCACGACTGCTGTTGCCGCTATTCCGGCGTGAACAAGTATGGCAACTACTCGACGGCGTGATTGCCTTGGTGATGTTTTATTTGGCTGTCGGACTATTAAAGCAGGCTTTTAACATCTTTATTTGATGTTAAAAGCCGTCTGAAAAAGTTTCAGACGGCCTTTCCCATATCATTTACAATATCAACCCCAAACTTAACGCCGGTTAAATCAGGCTAAAATGCTTGTTCTCGTCTCCCGTTGGCTTTAATTTAACCCATACAGAAAGTCTATGTCATGAAAAACGTTGTTATTTTGATTTCAGGTCGCGGCAGCAATATGCAGGCCATCGTCAACGCCCAAATTCCCAATGCCCGCATCGCCGCGGTATTGAGCAACAACGAAAGTGCAGCCGGTTTGGCTTGGGCGGCGGAACGCGGCATTGCCACCGACAGCCTCAACCACAAATCATTTGAATCACGTTTGGCTTTCGACCAAGCCATGATGGCAAAAATCGATGCTTATCAGCCGGATTTGGTGGTGTTGGCCGGTTTTATGCGCATTCTCACCCCGGAGTTTTGCGCACACTACGAAGGCTGCTTGATGAACATTCATCCATCGATTCTGCCATCGTTTACCGGTTTGCACACCCATGAGCGCGCCTTGAGAGCCGGTTGCCGCGTGGCCGGCTGCACCATTCATTTTGTGACTGCCGAATTAGACTGCGGCCCGATTATCTCCCAAGGTGTGGTGCCGATTTTTGATAACGATACCGCCGATGATGTTGCCGCGCGCGTTTTGGGCATCGAGCATCAATTGTTTCCGAAAGCCGTGGCCGATTTTGTCGCAGGCCGTCTGAATATCCAAGGCAACCGCGTTTTAAACACCGACACGCAGCCGCAATCATCCGCATTGCTGGCTTAATATCAAGGAGAGAGAATGAAAAAAATCACTACCCTTACCGCTTTATTAACCGCCGCTTTGACTGCACCCGGCCTTATGGCTGCCGAATTGCCAAAATCGGCGACCTTACAATATTCAGGGAATCTCAAAATTCCGGCAACAATGAGCTTTACCCGTACGGGTAATAGCTACAAAATCGTTTCAACCATTAAAGTGCCGCTTTACCACATTCGTTTTGAATCCGGCGGTATCATTTCGGGCGATACCCTGCAACCGAAATATTATAAGGAAAGTCGTGACGGCAAGCTTTACACCGATGTCAAATTCGACGGCAACAACGTTACCTACGGCAAAGTCGGCGACAAAAAAAGCAAAACTGTTTCCGGCACCACCATGGATTTGTTTACCCTGGCATGGCAATTGGCCGCAAATGATGCCAAATTACCTACTGACTTAAGCGTAACCAACGGTAAAAAAATTTATGCGGTCAACAGCATGACCCATGCCGGTACTTCCAGCTATAAATTTGGCGGGGGCTTCACACCTGTGAGCAAATATGTGGTTCATCGTG is a window of Neisseria yangbaofengii DNA encoding:
- a CDS encoding DUF3108 domain-containing protein, which codes for MKKITTLTALLTAALTAPGLMAAELPKSATLQYSGNLKIPATMSFTRTGNSYKIVSTIKVPLYHIRFESGGIISGDTLQPKYYKESRDGKLYTDVKFDGNNVTYGKVGDKKSKTVSGTTMDLFTLAWQLAANDAKLPTDLSVTNGKKIYAVNSMTHAGTSSYKFGGGFTPVSKYVVHRGDDTINYSFATELNNIPAQIIYKEDDGKSYNLRLTRLIIDGKTVKP
- a CDS encoding LysE family transporter, whose translation is MAGAISASGLWFSGLGFGSRLLLPLFRREQVWQLLDGVIALVMFYLAVGLLKQAFNIFI
- the purN gene encoding phosphoribosylglycinamide formyltransferase, with translation MKNVVILISGRGSNMQAIVNAQIPNARIAAVLSNNESAAGLAWAAERGIATDSLNHKSFESRLAFDQAMMAKIDAYQPDLVVLAGFMRILTPEFCAHYEGCLMNIHPSILPSFTGLHTHERALRAGCRVAGCTIHFVTAELDCGPIISQGVVPIFDNDTADDVAARVLGIEHQLFPKAVADFVAGRLNIQGNRVLNTDTQPQSSALLA